Below is a genomic region from Eupeodes corollae chromosome 1, idEupCoro1.1, whole genome shotgun sequence.
GGAAcagtgaaaataaaatctccGTGATGATTGTTAGAATATTGTGTTTTCTATTTGCCGTATTATTGACGGCTAATGTAAGCTAttcttatttttacaaaactttaagatacggtgttcatttttcaaataatttctaCTTAGATTTGCAATGCTGGTGTACCATCGTCAAACTCTAATGAACAAGCAGCTAGAGCTTTCCTCAAAGAAGCTAGTacaaaatttttcgaatacAATGATAACTTAGCTCAAAAACAATTCCAAATGTATGAAGATGACAGTGATGAAGAAGCAGCAAATGCTACCTATAAAAACTTTTTCGCCAAAGCAAAACTAACTGtagaaatttttgaagactcaaaaaaatttgatcaatcGAAATTTACCGATCCTGAGTTGAAGTATGTTTTTGAGAATTTCAAGAAATCTCCCGGCGTATTTATATTGGGAGaagaaaatttgtcaaaaatacttcaatCATTGACTTTGCTTGAAGAATTAGCAAGTGACAAGGATATTCCTTCATATCACAATAAAAGCATTGATCTTGCATTTTTCCCTGATATTCAGGAAATTTTTGCTAAAAGTAATGACCCAGCTGAATTGAAGTACTATTGGAAAACATGGAGAGACAAAAATGGCGCTTGGGCTACTTCATATTTTGTGAAGTTGATTAAACTCTTGAAGGAAGCTGCTAAATTGAATGGTAATCTTGAAAACGATTTTGAAACGCTTTAATTAATCAAGtttgataactttaaataaaaatcgtttcaGAAATCACGCCGTTGCAGTTGTGGCTCGATGAGTACAATATCACCGAAATGGAAAACGTTATGACACAAATGGAACCATTTTATCTTCAGCTCCACGGGTTTATTCGCAATCAATTGCTCAAGAAATATGGTGATTTAGTTATCAAACCAAAGAAACCGATTCCCCATCACTTATTCGAACAGGTATTGGCTCAGACCTGGACTTCGGGAAGCATCATAGATGACAAGTACCCCCACAAGGATCTACCTCCCTACGACGAGATTCTAAAGCAAAACAACTATGATAcgttgaaaatgttcaaaatggCCGATGGATTTTATCGGTCGATGGGATTCAATTCGATTTCGGAAGAATATTGGACAAatcatataaaaatgaattcgaATGAAGATG
It encodes:
- the LOC129939024 gene encoding angiotensin-converting enzyme-like; this encodes MIVRILCFLFAVLLTANICNAGVPSSNSNEQAARAFLKEASTKFFEYNDNLAQKQFQMYEDDSDEEAANATYKNFFAKAKLTVEIFEDSKKFDQSKFTDPELKYVFENFKKSPGVFILGEENLSKILQSLTLLEELASDKDIPSYHNKSIDLAFFPDIQEIFAKSNDPAELKYYWKTWRDKNGAWATSYFVKLIKLLKEAAKLNEITPLQLWLDEYNITEMENVMTQMEPFYLQLHGFIRNQLLKKYGDLVIKPKKPIPHHLFEQVLAQTWTSGSIIDDKYPHKDLPPYDEILKQNNYDTLKMFKMADGFYRSMGFNSISEEYWTNHIKMNSNEDEGDCKAMVFDESPNVYLRYCQKMDFRKFLQAHGYMGEVYYAREKIDLPAYYFDSYGLEYPVGEAVILSASTPKHLSSIGLVTQFRFTDEVKMNRLLRMGIHTLLNARVYFVHSKVMADLFAGIVDITDLNKRYWKLMEKYVGVAPPNNRGPDAYDFPFKFYTSLSANGNEQASKFMGEVLGYQIYEKLCEISGQYSKSKESEPINNCDFYGSEKAGEALKKMMRLGSSKPMREVLATIFPENPTVNADSLIKYYTPMKNWLIERNREDNVSVGWRHSKKKISIVTNYDDEELVPLK